The Bernardetia litoralis DSM 6794 genome includes a window with the following:
- a CDS encoding PIG-L family deacetylase, with protein MSKITFNTAFLALFFLLNFSSVSVFAQINPLSATKALQKIEHLQTTGSVLYIAAHPDDENTRLITHFAQEKGYRTAYLSLTRGDGGQNLIGEQVREGLGIIRTNELLAARNTDGGTQFFSRANDFGYSKTPEETFTIWDKEQVLADAVWAIRKFRPDIIVTRFSPTLGGTHGHHTASAQIAMEAYDAAADPKQFPEQLKYVKIWQAKRIFWNTSSWFFKRNGLEMSKDSTMAIEIGDYDALLGKSYNEIAAQSRSQHKSQGFGSAGSRGEQTEYLQILKGDLSKENAFEGVVTDWTRIKGSEKFITLIQKLKKEYNPSMPQNSYETIAMAYREVRELEDSPITQKAIEDLKQLLYTASGLFIEAIIDQPNVVNGDSAIIELNIIKRINTPLYFNMYIINAGKESMQLLTDSIPPLEVNKMVTFKKKIAIQTSNYSNPYWLNENQTTGMYSVEDQELIGNPLSESELTTFFHIDLGIKTKTNFGVILPIQHKYTDPVKGEKYAPLLVVPKVTARFLDDVVIFADEKSKKVKLELLSNTDNPVSGKINIISENKNKEVHFMPSPSSIDFSFSKKGESKIIEIEINPPKNNQNDAFLVELNYNNNEAKTEFAKSMEKIDYDHIPYQAMFPNAKVRLMRAKLEKKGERIGYILGAGDYVPKALEQIGYQVDIIEARNLGTTDLSVYDAVLTGIRAFNIQDELAIYLPKLHKYVENGGNLIVQYNTAHRLVTQDMGVYPFHISRKRVTEENAKVTFELPNHPVLNTPNKITPLDFEGWTQERGLYFADSWDEHFEAPISSFDTGEESQKGSIIIAKYGKGNFAYTGISWFRQLPEGVTGAYRLLVNLISLEENK; from the coding sequence ATGTCAAAAATTACTTTTAATACAGCTTTTTTAGCTCTATTTTTTCTACTTAATTTTTCTAGTGTTTCTGTTTTTGCTCAAATAAACCCACTTTCAGCAACCAAAGCACTCCAAAAAATAGAACATCTCCAAACAACAGGAAGCGTTCTTTATATTGCAGCTCACCCAGACGACGAAAATACACGTCTTATCACACATTTCGCACAAGAAAAAGGCTATCGAACAGCTTACCTTTCTCTCACTCGTGGCGATGGTGGACAAAATCTAATAGGCGAACAAGTACGAGAAGGCTTGGGAATTATTCGCACAAATGAACTTTTAGCAGCACGAAATACAGATGGAGGAACTCAATTCTTTTCTCGTGCAAATGATTTTGGTTACTCAAAAACACCTGAAGAAACTTTTACTATTTGGGATAAAGAACAGGTTTTGGCTGATGCAGTTTGGGCAATTCGTAAGTTTAGACCTGATATTATTGTTACTCGTTTTTCGCCTACTTTGGGAGGAACACACGGACATCACACAGCCTCTGCACAAATTGCAATGGAGGCTTATGATGCAGCAGCCGACCCAAAACAATTCCCAGAGCAACTAAAATATGTAAAAATTTGGCAAGCAAAACGTATTTTTTGGAATACTTCTTCTTGGTTTTTTAAAAGAAATGGCTTAGAGATGAGCAAAGACAGCACAATGGCTATCGAAATTGGAGACTATGATGCACTTTTGGGCAAATCATATAATGAAATTGCAGCACAGAGTCGTTCACAACATAAAAGTCAAGGTTTTGGAAGTGCAGGAAGTAGAGGAGAACAAACTGAATATTTACAAATTTTGAAAGGAGATTTATCAAAAGAAAATGCTTTTGAAGGAGTTGTTACAGATTGGACACGCATAAAAGGAAGCGAAAAATTTATAACATTAATTCAAAAATTAAAGAAAGAATATAATCCTTCAATGCCTCAAAATTCATACGAAACGATTGCAATGGCTTATCGTGAAGTTAGAGAATTAGAAGATAGTCCAATTACACAGAAAGCAATAGAAGATTTAAAACAACTTCTTTATACAGCGAGTGGACTTTTTATAGAAGCTATTATTGACCAACCTAATGTAGTCAATGGAGATTCTGCCATAATAGAATTGAATATTATTAAGAGAATAAATACGCCTCTTTATTTCAATATGTATATAATTAACGCAGGAAAAGAAAGTATGCAATTACTTACAGATAGTATTCCTCCTTTGGAAGTTAATAAAATGGTTACTTTTAAGAAAAAAATTGCAATTCAAACTAGTAATTATTCAAATCCATATTGGTTAAATGAAAATCAGACAACAGGAATGTATTCAGTAGAAGACCAAGAACTAATTGGAAATCCTTTAAGTGAATCTGAATTAACAACATTTTTTCATATAGATTTAGGAATAAAAACAAAAACAAATTTTGGAGTTATTTTACCTATTCAACACAAATATACTGACCCAGTAAAAGGAGAAAAATATGCGCCTTTGCTAGTTGTTCCAAAGGTTACGGCTCGTTTTTTAGATGATGTTGTTATTTTTGCTGACGAAAAATCTAAAAAAGTAAAGTTAGAATTACTTTCTAATACTGATAATCCTGTTTCTGGAAAAATCAATATTATTTCAGAAAACAAAAACAAAGAAGTTCATTTTATGCCTTCGCCTTCAAGTATAGACTTTTCTTTTAGTAAAAAAGGAGAAAGTAAAATCATAGAAATTGAAATTAATCCTCCAAAAAACAATCAAAATGATGCCTTTTTGGTAGAATTAAATTACAATAATAATGAAGCTAAAACAGAATTTGCTAAATCAATGGAAAAAATTGATTATGACCATATTCCATATCAAGCTATGTTTCCGAATGCAAAAGTTCGTTTGATGCGTGCCAAATTAGAGAAAAAAGGAGAACGAATTGGTTATATTTTGGGTGCTGGTGATTATGTTCCAAAGGCGTTAGAACAAATTGGTTATCAAGTTGATATTATTGAAGCCAGAAATTTAGGAACAACAGATTTATCAGTTTATGATGCTGTTTTGACAGGAATTAGAGCATTTAATATTCAAGATGAATTAGCAATTTATCTTCCAAAACTTCACAAATATGTAGAAAATGGAGGTAATTTGATTGTTCAATATAATACAGCTCATCGTTTGGTTACTCAAGATATGGGAGTTTATCCGTTTCATATTTCAAGAAAGCGAGTAACAGAAGAAAATGCAAAAGTAACTTTTGAGCTTCCAAATCATCCAGTTCTGAATACGCCAAACAAAATTACTCCTTTAGATTTTGAAGGCTGGACACAAGAGAGAGGACTTTATTTTGCTGATTCTTGGGACGAACATTTTGAAGCTCCAATTAGTAGCTTTGATACAGGAGAAGAATCACAAAAAGGAAGTATTATCATTGCCAAATACGGAAAAGGTAATTTTGCCTATACAGGAATTTCTTGGTTTAGACAGCTTCCAGAAGGCGTAACAGGTGCATATCGTTTACTTGTTAATTTAATTTCATTGGAAGAGAATAAATAA
- a CDS encoding AAA family ATPase — translation MIENISIRNYRMFEHLEVSEFAKVNLIVGKNNVGKSSLLEAAWLLYNDGNPTTLETILSIKGEFIKFDASNDSYNFVKELFYDEISDNKIIEIKCKSKFVVLTIGNYERHGFSQNLITGKGLVIQNHLDERIYQIPLTANGKILFTSYKEKESDGNLVITKNIEIEKLSKLWSEIAITPLQNEVIKALKVIEPRIENLAFIDGENPRERKAIVVFEGSSKRISLSRMGDGINHILAIILAMVNSKGSILLVDEFESGLHWSVQKQLWDIVFFLSKELDIQVIATTHSRDCIEAFQKSALSSNQANNSLLIKLIEKNNKLKSKVFSLEDVQLAMEEDIEIR, via the coding sequence ATGATAGAAAATATTTCTATTCGGAATTACCGAATGTTCGAACATTTAGAGGTTTCTGAGTTTGCAAAAGTAAATTTAATTGTAGGTAAGAATAATGTTGGTAAAAGTTCTCTGTTAGAAGCTGCTTGGCTTTTGTATAATGATGGAAATCCAACAACTTTAGAAACAATTCTTTCTATCAAGGGAGAATTTATAAAATTTGATGCTAGTAACGATAGCTATAACTTTGTTAAAGAATTATTTTATGATGAGATAAGTGATAATAAAATTATTGAGATAAAATGTAAATCTAAATTTGTTGTATTAACTATTGGTAATTACGAGCGACATGGATTTTCACAAAACTTAATCACAGGAAAAGGATTAGTTATACAAAATCATTTAGATGAAAGAATATACCAAATACCATTAACAGCAAATGGAAAAATACTTTTTACCTCATACAAAGAAAAAGAATCGGACGGAAATCTAGTAATCACAAAAAATATAGAAATAGAAAAACTTTCGAAACTTTGGAGTGAAATTGCAATTACACCTTTACAAAATGAAGTAATAAAAGCCTTAAAAGTAATAGAACCACGTATTGAAAATTTAGCTTTTATAGATGGAGAAAATCCAAGAGAACGGAAAGCAATAGTAGTTTTTGAAGGAAGTTCAAAGAGAATTAGTTTGAGTAGAATGGGCGATGGAATTAACCATATTTTAGCTATTATTTTAGCTATGGTAAATAGTAAAGGTTCTATTTTGCTTGTTGATGAATTTGAATCTGGTTTGCATTGGTCAGTACAAAAACAACTTTGGGATATTGTATTTTTCTTATCTAAAGAGTTAGATATTCAAGTTATTGCAACGACACACAGCAGAGATTGTATAGAGGCTTTTCAAAAATCGGCTCTATCTTCTAATCAAGCAAATAATTCTTTACTCATAAAATTAATTGAAAAAAATAATAAGCTAAAGAGTAAAGTATTTTCTTTAGAAGATGTACAATTAGCAATGGAAGAAGATATTGAAATTAGATAA